The sequence TTCGATCGCCCGGTCCATCGCGGCGGCGCACCTGCGCCCCGACCACATCGAAGAGCCGCTGGTCTACCCCGTCACGACGGAGACCACGGACCACCCGGGCGGCTACCGGGGCGCGCTGGAGGAGTTCTACGAGAAGGCCGCGGCCCGCCTGGCGGCGCACCTGGACGCGGGCCGGACGGTGGCGGTCCTCGCCGAGGGCGACCCGATGTTCTACGGCTCGTACATGCACATGCACAAGCGCCTGGCCGACCGGTACGCCACCGAGGTCATCCCGGGCGTGACGTCGGTCAGCGCGGCGGCGGCCCGCCTCGGCACCCCGCTGGTCGAGGGCGAGGAGATCCTGACGATCCTCCCCGGCACGCTCCCGGAGGAGGAGCTGACGGCCCGGCTCGCGGCGACGGACACGGCGGTGGTGATGAAGCTGGGGCGTACGTTCCCGGCGGTGCGCGGCGCGTTCGAGGCCTCGGGGCGGCTGGCGGAGGCGCGGTACGTGGAGCGGGCGACGATGGCCGGGGAGCGCACGGGCGACCTGGCGGAGATCGACCCGGCGTCGGTGCCGTACTTCTCGGTGGCGGTGCTGCCGAGCCGGGTGGACGCGCCTCGCCCCTCGGGGCCGTCCGACGGCGAGGTCGTGGTGGTGGGCACCGGCCCGGCGGGCCCGCTGTGGCTGACGCCGGAGACGCGGGGCGCCCTGGCGGCGGCGGACGCCGTGGTCGGCTACACCACCTACCTGGACCGGGTCCCGGTCCGCCCCGGCCAGGCGCGGCACGGCTCGGACAACAAGGTGGAGTCGGAGCGGGCGGAGTTCGCGCTGGACCTGGCCCGCAGGGGCCACCGCGTCGCGGTCGTCTCCGGCGGCGACCCCGGGGTCTTCGCGATGGCGACGGCGGTGCTGGAGGTGGCCGCGCAGGAGGAGTACGCGGAGATTCCCGTACGGGTCCTGCCCGGCGTCACCGCGGCCAACGCGGCGGCGGCGCGCGCCGGCGCACCGCTGGGCCACGACTACGCCACGATCTCCCTCTCGGACCGCCTCAAGCCATGGGAGGTCATCGCGGAACGCCTGAGCGCGGCGGCCTCGGCAGACCTGGTCCTGGCCCTCTACAACCCGGGCTCCAAGTCCCGTACGTGGCAGGTCGGCAAGGCCCGCGACCTGCTCCTGGAACACCGCTCCCCGGACACCCCGGTCGTCCTGGCCCGGGACGTGGGCGGCCCGACGGAGACCGTCCGTACGGTACGGCTGGCGGACGTCGACCCGGCGGAGGTGGACATGCGGACGCTGCTGATCGTGGGCTCGTCGCAGACGCGCTGGGTACGGAGGGGCGAGGCGGGCCGGTCCATCGTGTGGACCCCGCGCCGCTACCCGGAGGCGTAGCGGCGCCGGACCCACTCCGCGGCCTCGTCGGACGTGGCGGCCACCGGCACCCCTTCGGGAACCGGTGGCCGCCGCACCACGACGACGGGAATCCCGGCCTCACGGGCGGCGGTGAGCTTGGGGGCGGTGGCGTCGCCGCCGCTGTCCTTGGTGACGAGGA is a genomic window of Streptomyces sp. SID8374 containing:
- a CDS encoding precorrin-2 C(20)-methyltransferase, with the protein product MSESSGGTGRLYGVGLGPGDPNLMTLRAVQVIGEADVIAYHSARHGRSIARSIAAAHLRPDHIEEPLVYPVTTETTDHPGGYRGALEEFYEKAAARLAAHLDAGRTVAVLAEGDPMFYGSYMHMHKRLADRYATEVIPGVTSVSAAAARLGTPLVEGEEILTILPGTLPEEELTARLAATDTAVVMKLGRTFPAVRGAFEASGRLAEARYVERATMAGERTGDLAEIDPASVPYFSVAVLPSRVDAPRPSGPSDGEVVVVGTGPAGPLWLTPETRGALAAADAVVGYTTYLDRVPVRPGQARHGSDNKVESERAEFALDLARRGHRVAVVSGGDPGVFAMATAVLEVAAQEEYAEIPVRVLPGVTAANAAAARAGAPLGHDYATISLSDRLKPWEVIAERLSAAASADLVLALYNPGSKSRTWQVGKARDLLLEHRSPDTPVVLARDVGGPTETVRTVRLADVDPAEVDMRTLLIVGSSQTRWVRRGEAGRSIVWTPRRYPEA